TTGGTGAACTTCCACTGCTTGGCGTAGCTGGCGTCCTGGGTGAACAGGTCGAGGAACCCGTTCGTGCCGCCGTACCGGAAGTTGTCGCAGGACGGCTGGGTGATGGTCTCCCAGACGGACTCCTGGGTGCCGCGCTGGAACGTGTTGATATACGAGGTTCCGGTGGACGCGGGGCCGGTGTTGCAGCCGCCGCCCGGGCTGCCGCCGAAGCCGTACTTGTTGTCGACGTCGGCGATCCAGTGCATGCCGTAGACGTCCGACGTGCCGTACGTCGACCTGAGCTCCGCGCCGATCGGGTCGACGCCGGAGGCCACGCCCGAGTTGATGGCCGACGGGTACTTGCTGGGGTGGTCGTACTCGGCCGCGAACGTCGCCGGCTTCGACGGGTCGTAGAAGGAGTTCGTCGGCTGATCCGCGGCCTGCGGGATCATGTACCTCTCCATCGTGGTCCACGCGGCGTTGAACGGCTCCCAGTCACCGGTGACCTGGCCGTAGCTCGCCTCGAGCCACATCCAGAAGCTGTACGCCTCCGACGTGGTCTCGTGCCCGTAGTCGGGCGCCTCCACGATGAGCGTCTCGATCGAGTGGTACGGGATGCCCTGCGGGCTGAAGTAGCCGTTCGCGGGGTCGTGGATCTCGTTGTACAGGTCGAGGAAGCGCTGGGCGTACTCGGTGGAGGCGGTGGTGACCGCGGATTTCATGGGTGGCGCGGCGACGACCGCCGCTGGCGCGGGTGGCGCCGCGAGCGCGGGCCCCATCCCCGCGAGGGCGACGCACGACGCCGCGCCCACAGCGGCCAAGGCCAGCCAGGGCGAGCGCCGACGGGTGAGTCCAGACACGAGAGCTCCCTTTCTCCGAAGGACGCGCAGCCGTCCCCCGACGACCAGGAGCACGGGCTACGGACACGCTGAAGACGCGCCCCGCGGGCGCGTCGAGGTGGCGAGCGCGATCAGCTGCGTCGTCCTGCGCACCGGGCGGGGGGGCTGCGTCGCCCAGGGCCGCGTCGGTGCGCCCAGCGGGCGACAGGACCCACCCTCAGCAGGCAGGTCCTGTCGCACCAGTCCGTGAAGCGTTTCGGGAAGAGGGGCGCCGCCGTCCGGCGCCAGCCGTCAGGTCCAGCGGAAGAGCTTGGCCGAGATCGGCACCAGCAGCACCGTCCACCCCGCCATCACGGCGAGCTCCACGCCCGGGAACGCCTGCCCGTACCAGCCGGCCGCCAGCGCCTGCGACGCGGCGCCCAGCGGGGTCCAGGCGCTGATCGTCTGCACCACGTCCGGCATGAGCGGCAGCGGCATCCACACCCCGGCGAAGAACAGGGACACGAAGTACACCGTCATGCCGATGCCCGTGGCGCCGCCCACCGAGCCCACCCGGGCCGCGATCAGGCAGCCCACCGCGAGCGACGACGCGGCCGCCAGGACGAACGCCAGGAGGACCACCAACGGGTCGGCGGGCATGGACACGTCGAGGACGACGAGCCCTGCGAGGACCGTCAGAACGGCCGCGACGACCAGCGTCGCCCCCAGCACCGTCAGCTGGGCGGTGAGCAGCCGGGAGGCGGGCATCGGCGTGGTGGACAGCCGGCGCAGGACCCCCTTCTCCCGGTAGCCGACCACCACGGCGGGCAGCGTGGAGTACGCGACCGTGCCGATCGCGAGGGCCAGCACGGTGGGCGTGTACGCCGTGATGCCGTTGATCTGGGAGAGCACGGGGTCGCTGTCGTCGAACGGCAGGTCGGCCCACGGCATCAGCAGCCCGAGGGCGAGGAGCAGCACCACGGGGAACAGCACGGCGAAGAACCACGCGGAGGGCTGGCGCCCGAAGATGCGGGCCTCGCTCACCACCAGGCGGGTCAGGGCTCGCCGGCGGTTGGCGGTGGCAGGGGCGGTGGGAGTGGCGGTGGCAGACATGTCAGACCTCCGACGGGGTGGTCGCGGACGTGGTGGTCGCAGCCGGTGCGGTGGCGCTGGGCGCCGAGGCGCCGGGCGGGTCCCCGGCACGGTCGTGCGTGGTGAGCGTCACGAACGCGTCGTCGAGCGTGCCGCCCTCGACGCGCACGGTGTCCGCCGCGACGCCGCGGGACGCGAGCGCGACCAGGACGTCCTGCACGACTGTCCCGGCGCCGCGGACGTCGTACTCCCCCGCCGGGTCCGGCCCGTGGGCCGAGGTGACCGTGGGCAGCGCCTCGAGGTCCTCGGTCGGCACGGGCGCCGAGGCGCGGAACCGCAGGTGCTGGCCGCCGCTCGCCGCCTCGGCCACCTCGGCAGGCGTGCCGGTGGCGATGACCCGGCCGGAGTCGATGAGCACCACCCGGTCGCAGAGCCGCTCGGCCTCCTCCATGAAGTGCGTGACCAGCAACACCGTGACCCCGCGCTCCCGGATCCGCTCGATCAGGCCCCAGGTGTCGCGGCGGGCCTGCGGGTCGAGCCCCGTGGTCAGCTCGTCGAGCACGGCGATCTGGGGATTGCCGACCAGCGCGAGAGCCACGGAGAGACGCTGTTTCTGACCGCCGGAGAGCTGGTCGAACTTCGCGCCGGCGCGGTCGGTGAGGCCGAGGTCGGCGAGCAGCTCGGCCGGGTCGGCGGGGTCCGCGTAGAACGAGGCGTACAGGTCCATCGCCTCGCGGACGGTGATCTTCGCGGGCAGCTCGCTCTCCTGGAGCTGCATGCCGAGCACTTCCTTGACACGCGCCTTATCGGCCTGTGGGTCCATGCCCAGCACCCGGACGCGTCCGGAGTCGGGCGCCCGGAGGCCCGCCAAGCACTCCACCGTGGTGGTCTTGCCGGCGCCGTTGGGACCCAGGATGCCCACGATCTCCCCGCGGGCGACGGTGAGGCTGACGTCCTCCACGGCCACCTTGCTGCCGTAGGCCTTGCGCAGGTTCTCCACCTGGATCACGGGTGTCGGCTCCATGTCGGACTCCTTTCGTTGCGGCGGTCGGAACTGGGAGGTGCGATGTGCGGCGCGCGCCGGGGCGCGGGCCTGCGCTCAGAGGTTGGGCTTGCCCAGTGCGGCGCCCCGGGTGAGCCGCCCGAAGACCGCGAGCGTGATCGCGATGACGACGGCGCAGGCGGCGGCGCGCAGGGCCAGGCCGCCGGCTGAGCCGATGTCCCACACCCCGCCCTCCCCGACGACGGGAAGAGAGATCGGGCCGATGGCGTAGGAGACCAGCAGCCCGGCCGCGAAGATCGGCGCGACGGTCAGCGGGAGCGCCAGGGTGCCCCACCAGCCGCCGGCCCGGTAGTAGACGATGCCCACGAGCAGGCCGCTGGCGGTGGCTGCGGCGGCGGTCATCGTCAGCGAGCTCAGCAGCGGCCCGATGTCGCTCGTGGACGAGGTGATGTCCAACCCGCTGTCGGTGAGCGTCTGCGGCCAGCCCGCGGCGTTGTAGACCACGCGCTCGACCTGCAGCAGCCCTACCAGGACGGCGGCGTACGCGGCCCCGAGGATGAGGGCGACCACCGCCGACGCTGCCGCGAACGACCGGCGGGTCATGCCGGCGGCGACGTGCGGGGTAAGCGTGCTCGTGACCGTCAGGACCATCATCGAGAACGGGAACCAGAGCGTCCCCTGCCGCGCGAACTGCACGATGCTGGTCTCGACCGTGCCGAAGGACGCCACCAGGACGGTGGCCAGGATCACGCCGGTCAGGATGACGCCCCAGAACCAGGCCCCCAGGACGAGCTGCATGCCGAGCTGGTGCTGGATCGTGCGGACGAACGGGCTGCGACGCACGGCCCGGGAGCCCGGGCGGGCGGTGGCGGCGACTGCGGCGGTCATCGGGGCGCCTCGGTCTTCCGGTCGGAGCGCGCGCCCGCCACGGCGGGCTGCGCGGTCAGGTGGACGAAGAGGTCTTGCAGGTCGACGGGCCCCAGCTCGACGCCGAGCTCGCGCGCGTGTGCGACGTCGCCGGGCCGGGGGTCGCCGAACACGGTGAGCCGGAGCGTGGGGCCGAGCTCCTGTCGGCCGACGACGTCCCGCCCGAGGGCGAACGCCGTCGCGGCCGCGGCAGGCCCGGTGACCGTGGTCCCGCGCGAGCGCAGCTCGTCGGCGCCCTCGGCCAGGAGCACCGTGCCGTCGCGGAGGATCACGACGTCCTCGAACATCTTGTCGATCTCGTCGATCAGGTGGCTCGACAGCACGATCGTGCGGGGGTGCTCGAGGTAGTCCGCGAGCAGCGCGTCGTAGAAGGCGTAGCGGGACGGGGCGTCCATCCCCAGGTACACCTCGTCCAGCATGGTGAGCTCGGTGCGGACGGCGATGCCCAGGGACGCGCTCAACGCGGACCGCTGGCCGCGGGAGAGCGACGACCGCTTGGCGCAGGGGTCGATCTGGAACGTGTCCAGCAGCCGCTCCGCGAGGTCACGGTCGAAGCGCGGGCGGGCGCCCTCGAGGTAGTCCAGCGAGGCGGTCACGCGATCGTCGAGCCAGTCGCCGCCCTCCCGGACCAGGCCGACGCCCGCCATCACCCGAGGGTTCTCCCACGGGTCCTCGCCGTCCACGAGCACGCTGCCGGAGGTGGGCCGGCGGAACGCCGCGATCACGGAGAGCAGGGTCGTCTTGCCTGTGCCGTTCCGCCCGAGCAGGCCGGTGATGGTCCCGGGGGCGATCTCGAGGCTCACCTGGTCCAGGGCGGTCTCGGCGCCGTAGCGCACGGTGAGGTCCTGGACCTGGACGCCGAAGCCGGTGCCGGTCATGGCTGTCCTCCGGTGCTGTCGTGCGTGCTGTGGTGGGTGGCGGCGTCGGGGGCTGCGGCCGGCGGCTGCGCGGCCGCGTCGAGCCGGATCCGGGCGATGACGTCCTCGAGGTCGATGCCGAGCCTGCGGGCCTCGTTCACCGCGGGGTCGAGCACGTCGGCGAAGAACCGCTCCCGGCCGCGGGCCGCGAGGGCTGCGCGGGCGCCCGTGGCGACGAACATCCCGACGCCGCGCCGCTTGTAGAGCACGCCCTCGTCGACGAGCTCGGAGAAGGCCTTCGCCGCGGTGGCGGGGTTGATGCGGTAGGTCGTCGCGTACTGGGTCGTCGACATGACCTGGTCCTCCTCCTTCAGCGCGCCATCGAGGATGTCGTCGCGGATCTGGTCGGCGATCTGCAGGTAGATGGGGTCCCGGCCGTCGAAGATGGCGTTCACCCCTCTCGGTTCGTTCAGTGGTTCGTTACTCCACTAATGAACCACAGCACCGGGAGGCGCGCAAGAGGCAGGCCATGAGGCCGCGTTGACCTCATGCCGAGTTGAGGTTCTACGTTGTCGGGTCCAGGTCACCTTCGAGGAGGGCGCATGCACTCACGGGACGCGCTGTCGGTCGGCGAGATGAGCAGGCGCACCGGTTTGGCGGTGTCCGCGCTGCACTTCTACGAGCGGCACGGCCTCATCGCCTCGTCCCGCACCGCGGGCAACCAACGCCGCTACCCCCGGCACATGCTGCGCCGCATCTCCCTGATCCTCGTGGCCAAACGCCTCGGCATCCCGCTGAGCGAGGTCGCGGAGGCCTTCGCTGGGCTTCCCATGGGCTCCGAGCCCAGCACCGAGGACTGGAAGCGGGTCTCCCGGGTGTGGAAGGTCCGCCTCGAGGAGCGGCGGCACGCCATCCTGCAGCTCGAGAAGGAGCTCGTCGGCTGCATCGGGTGCGGGTGCCTGTCGATGCGATCGTGCGACCTGCTTAACCCTGGCGACGTGCTCGGCTCCCGAGGCAGCGGGCCGGTCCGACTGGGGCCCGCTGCCCCCTGAGCCTGCTGGGCCCACCCACCGGTCAGCTGCCGGCCAGCCGCCTCCGGATGCCGTGCGCGTCGAGCCCGTGCAGGCGCACGTGGTCGGCGGGGCCCCCGTACCGCCGCACCTCTGCGCGCTGCACCCCCGCGAACTCGACCCGCGCCGGGCGGCCCGCGAGCGCTGCCATGACCTCCGGCGCCGTCGTCCCCTCCAGGTACGGCTCCACCACGAGCAGGCGCTTGCGTCCCGCCATCAGCCTGGCGAGCCCGGCCGCGTCGAGCGGGAGCGGGGTCGAGGTGTAGGCCAGGGCCACCTCCAGGCCCTCGACGGCGAGCAGCGTCTGGGCCAGGGCGGGCCCGATCGCCAGGACCGCCGGGCCGCGTCCGTCGCGCAGGACGCGCACGGCGCCGTCGGTGGGGAACGGCTCGGGGTTGGCCTGGCTGGAGAGCCGGAGGTACTGGGAGTCGTGCGACGCCGCGGCGGCGCGCACGAGCGCCTCCACCTCGTCGGGGTGGCCAGGGGTGTGCGCGCTCCACCCGGGGAGGGCGCCGATCAGCGCGACGTCCGCCGGGCTCTGGTGGGTGCGCCCCTCGCTGGCGGCGTCGAAGCTGGCCCCGATCGAGACCAGCACCGCGGCCTGGCCCTGGTGGGACAGGTCGAGCTTGATCTGCTCGTAGGGCCGCTCGATGAGGAACGGCGCGTAGGAGTGCACGAAAGGGCGCAGGCCCGCCATCGAGAGCCCCGAGGCCACGCCGATCATGGCCTGCTCGCGGATCCCGACGTTCACCACCCGTTGCGCCACGGCGGTCCCCCGCCCTAGCCCGACCGGCCCGATGTCGGCCAGCACCAAGGCGGCCCGAGGATCTGTCGCGAGGACGTCGGCGATCGTGTCGTAGAAGCACTGTCGCATCAGGACCCCTTCCGGGCGGTGCGGACGACCGTCACATGCGGCCCCGTGGCGGGTTGCGTGAGGGCGCGGTGCAGCGCGTCATGATCGGCGGCGTCGGCATGCGCGGCCGACCACCCCTCGACCTCGAAGCGCCGGGCGATGCCGCCGGGCCAGCCGAGCGAGGCCGAGTCGTTGTCCACGACCACGCACCGCAGGCGGTCCAGGCGCCACCGACCCGCGAGGGCGATGGCCTCGTGGTTGCTGCCCTCGTCCAGCTCGGCGTCTCCGAGGAGCACGTGGACGTCGCCCGATCCGGCCGCGCCCGGCGCCAGCGCCAGGCCACGGGCCAGGCCCACCGCGATCGGCAGGCCGTGCCCGAGGGAGCCGCTCGAGATCTCGACACCCGGCACCAGCATCCGGTCCGGGTGGTGGCCCAACGGGGAGGAGAAGCCAGCGAGGTCGTCCAGCCACTCCTCGGGGATGACCCCGATCGTCGCGAGCACCGCGTAGTACGAGGCGGGGCCGTGGCCCTTGGACAACAAGAACCTGTCCCGTCCCGACTCAGGCGTCAGGCGCAGCACACGGCTGTAGAGCACCCACAGCACGTCAAGCGTGGAGTGCGCGGCGGCGTCGTGCTTCTCGTCCCCCGTCACCCGGGAGAGGTTGCGCAGTAGTCGCTCGGGCAGGTCGGTCGCAACGGTGGTGGAAGGCATGCGCACGACCATTCCGGCTCAACCGCGGTTGAGGTCAAGAGGCGGCTCGCACAGGCCCTTGATCTCGCTCAGCAGCCTCTGTGACGCTACGACGATGCGCGCCTGGCAGGACATCGACCCCGTCGAGGAGATCCCCCTGCTGGGCGGCGACGTGACCGTCGGCGTCGTCCGCGTGGGCGACACCGTGCGCCGGCCGCTCGGTCCGCACTCCCCACTGGTCCACGCGCTGCTCCGGCACCTCGCACAGGTCGAATTCGACGGCGCCCCGCGACTCCTGGGCGTCGACGAGCGCGGTCGGGAGGTCCTCACCTACGTCGAGGGCGAGGTCGCCGGGCGGCCCCGACCCGGCTGGATCGCCGACGAGGAGCGGCTCCGGTCCGTCGCCCGCCTGCTGCGCCGGTACGACGACGCGGCGGTCGGCTTCACCCCGCCGCCCGGGTCCGTGCCCGACGCGCCCGCCGTTGACCAC
The sequence above is a segment of the Cellulomonas chengniuliangii genome. Coding sequences within it:
- a CDS encoding ATP-binding cassette domain-containing protein, with amino-acid sequence MTGTGFGVQVQDLTVRYGAETALDQVSLEIAPGTITGLLGRNGTGKTTLLSVIAAFRRPTSGSVLVDGEDPWENPRVMAGVGLVREGGDWLDDRVTASLDYLEGARPRFDRDLAERLLDTFQIDPCAKRSSLSRGQRSALSASLGIAVRTELTMLDEVYLGMDAPSRYAFYDALLADYLEHPRTIVLSSHLIDEIDKMFEDVVILRDGTVLLAEGADELRSRGTTVTGPAAAATAFALGRDVVGRQELGPTLRLTVFGDPRPGDVAHARELGVELGPVDLQDLFVHLTAQPAVAGARSDRKTEAPR
- a CDS encoding ABC transporter permease; the protein is MSATATPTAPATANRRRALTRLVVSEARIFGRQPSAWFFAVLFPVVLLLALGLLMPWADLPFDDSDPVLSQINGITAYTPTVLALAIGTVAYSTLPAVVVGYREKGVLRRLSTTPMPASRLLTAQLTVLGATLVVAAVLTVLAGLVVLDVSMPADPLVVLLAFVLAAASSLAVGCLIAARVGSVGGATGIGMTVYFVSLFFAGVWMPLPLMPDVVQTISAWTPLGAASQALAAGWYGQAFPGVELAVMAGWTVLLVPISAKLFRWT
- the soxR gene encoding redox-sensitive transcriptional activator SoxR; protein product: MHSRDALSVGEMSRRTGLAVSALHFYERHGLIASSRTAGNQRRYPRHMLRRISLILVAKRLGIPLSEVAEAFAGLPMGSEPSTEDWKRVSRVWKVRLEERRHAILQLEKELVGCIGCGCLSMRSCDLLNPGDVLGSRGSGPVRLGPAAP
- a CDS encoding GntR family transcriptional regulator produces the protein MNAIFDGRDPIYLQIADQIRDDILDGALKEEDQVMSTTQYATTYRINPATAAKAFSELVDEGVLYKRRGVGMFVATGARAALAARGRERFFADVLDPAVNEARRLGIDLEDVIARIRLDAAAQPPAAAPDAATHHSTHDSTGGQP
- a CDS encoding transketolase family protein, which encodes MRQCFYDTIADVLATDPRAALVLADIGPVGLGRGTAVAQRVVNVGIREQAMIGVASGLSMAGLRPFVHSYAPFLIERPYEQIKLDLSHQGQAAVLVSIGASFDAASEGRTHQSPADVALIGALPGWSAHTPGHPDEVEALVRAAAASHDSQYLRLSSQANPEPFPTDGAVRVLRDGRGPAVLAIGPALAQTLLAVEGLEVALAYTSTPLPLDAAGLARLMAGRKRLLVVEPYLEGTTAPEVMAALAGRPARVEFAGVQRAEVRRYGGPADHVRLHGLDAHGIRRRLAGS
- a CDS encoding transketolase, with protein sequence MPSTTVATDLPERLLRNLSRVTGDEKHDAAAHSTLDVLWVLYSRVLRLTPESGRDRFLLSKGHGPASYYAVLATIGVIPEEWLDDLAGFSSPLGHHPDRMLVPGVEISSGSLGHGLPIAVGLARGLALAPGAAGSGDVHVLLGDAELDEGSNHEAIALAGRWRLDRLRCVVVDNDSASLGWPGGIARRFEVEGWSAAHADAADHDALHRALTQPATGPHVTVVRTARKGS
- a CDS encoding ABC transporter ATP-binding protein, whose product is MEPTPVIQVENLRKAYGSKVAVEDVSLTVARGEIVGILGPNGAGKTTTVECLAGLRAPDSGRVRVLGMDPQADKARVKEVLGMQLQESELPAKITVREAMDLYASFYADPADPAELLADLGLTDRAGAKFDQLSGGQKQRLSVALALVGNPQIAVLDELTTGLDPQARRDTWGLIERIRERGVTVLLVTHFMEEAERLCDRVVLIDSGRVIATGTPAEVAEAASGGQHLRFRASAPVPTEDLEALPTVTSAHGPDPAGEYDVRGAGTVVQDVLVALASRGVAADTVRVEGGTLDDAFVTLTTHDRAGDPPGASAPSATAPAATTTSATTPSEV